Proteins co-encoded in one bacterium genomic window:
- the dnaG gene encoding DNA primase has protein sequence MSDNVQEIKSRLDIAEVLRAYIKLIPAGKNLKALCPFHKEKSPSFMVSPDRGSWHCFGCGEGGDMFKFVMKYENIEFFEAMKLLAEKAGVTVAAGAAQGGAYRELYDANRAAKDFFVAQLVAAVPSAHQGIAREYLVKRGLTAETIREFEIGLAPAISDGLFRALTGARYAVPEIERAGLVIKSERGTYWDRFRGRVMFPLYNNFGKVVGFTGRVLPSEIAQTGFEAAKYVNSPETPIFNKSKILYGFHKSKSAIRDTKTAIVVEGQMDFLMLWQDGIKNVIASSGTALTMEHLIALRRIAETLVLSFDADDAGLAAAERSIDLAQSADFNVKILTIKGYKDPAEVVQGAPGKMAEFVTKALPAMRYYFDRYVHPGAPVADQKKSVRVVLGKIKQIASPIERLHWVRELGVLSGLTERALTEEMDALKVPEQVVQKAKNDELQAPEAPQSGAERQDPQTRSELVGERMLSLVCAYPALRAKVLAAEKDFAPTDVELLHAMTDEGIGTVSPELQARADLISLRSGLFVGENIAPEEELKRLMRELHMEALKKRQTELKQVIARCEASGDEACVAAALKEIDSVAKDLHTI, from the coding sequence ATGTCCGATAACGTCCAAGAAATCAAAAGCCGCCTTGATATCGCCGAGGTCTTACGCGCTTACATCAAGCTTATTCCCGCGGGTAAAAATCTGAAGGCGCTTTGCCCGTTTCATAAGGAAAAGTCGCCGTCGTTTATGGTTTCTCCGGACCGCGGGTCATGGCATTGTTTCGGATGTGGCGAGGGCGGCGATATGTTCAAGTTCGTGATGAAGTACGAGAATATTGAGTTCTTTGAAGCGATGAAGCTTTTGGCGGAGAAGGCCGGCGTAACGGTTGCGGCGGGGGCTGCTCAAGGCGGTGCGTACCGCGAACTTTATGATGCCAACCGCGCCGCGAAAGATTTTTTTGTGGCACAGCTCGTGGCTGCCGTGCCCTCGGCGCACCAAGGAATTGCTCGGGAGTATTTAGTGAAGCGCGGCCTCACCGCGGAGACGATCCGCGAATTTGAAATCGGGCTTGCGCCGGCAATCTCCGACGGGTTATTCCGCGCATTGACCGGCGCGCGGTACGCGGTTCCGGAAATTGAGCGCGCTGGACTTGTTATTAAAAGCGAGCGAGGTACCTACTGGGACCGTTTCCGCGGGCGTGTGATGTTTCCGTTGTACAATAATTTCGGAAAAGTCGTGGGATTTACAGGTAGGGTACTGCCGTCCGAAATCGCGCAGACCGGCTTTGAGGCGGCAAAATACGTGAACAGTCCGGAAACGCCGATTTTTAATAAATCAAAAATACTCTACGGTTTTCATAAATCAAAATCCGCGATCCGTGACACCAAAACCGCGATTGTTGTTGAGGGGCAGATGGATTTTCTGATGCTGTGGCAGGATGGCATTAAAAACGTGATTGCCTCATCCGGCACCGCCCTTACGATGGAACACCTGATTGCGCTTCGCCGCATCGCTGAAACGCTGGTGTTGAGCTTTGACGCCGACGACGCGGGGCTTGCCGCCGCGGAGCGAAGCATTGACCTTGCCCAGTCGGCGGACTTTAACGTCAAAATTCTCACCATTAAAGGATATAAAGACCCGGCGGAAGTAGTGCAGGGAGCGCCGGGAAAAATGGCGGAGTTTGTTACAAAGGCATTGCCGGCGATGCGCTACTATTTTGACCGCTACGTGCATCCGGGCGCCCCGGTTGCTGATCAAAAAAAGAGCGTGCGGGTAGTGTTGGGGAAAATCAAACAGATTGCGAGTCCGATTGAGCGCCTGCATTGGGTCCGCGAGCTCGGTGTTCTCTCGGGGTTGACCGAGCGGGCGTTAACCGAAGAAATGGACGCGCTAAAGGTTCCTGAGCAAGTAGTGCAAAAGGCGAAAAACGATGAGTTGCAAGCGCCCGAGGCCCCGCAAAGCGGGGCCGAGCGGCAGGATCCGCAAACGCGCAGCGAGCTTGTCGGGGAGCGGATGTTGAGTTTGGTGTGCGCGTACCCGGCACTTCGCGCGAAAGTGCTCGCGGCGGAGAAAGATTTTGCGCCTACTGACGTGGAGCTGCTTCACGCGATGACTGATGAGGGGATAGGAACGGTGTCGCCGGAGCTCCAGGCGCGTGCCGATCTTATCAGCTTGCGCTCGGGGTTGTTTGTGGGCGAGAACATCGCGCCGGAAGAAGAGCTGAAGCGCCTGATGCGCGAGTTGCATATGGAGGCGTTGAAGAAACGGCAGACAGAGT